The sequence below is a genomic window from Vibrio spartinae.
ATGGAAACCGCTGATTGAACGGATTATAGCTGCGTCGCTGCCTTCATCGTAGAGACAAACTGATGGAGTTGTGTCAACAGTGTTGAGGTATCGTGTTGATTGGATTCGATGATTCTCACCACCGCTGAACCTGAAATCGCACCTGCCGCACCTGCGGCCAAGGCCTGTTTGACTTGCTCTGGTTCTGAAATACCAAACCCGAGTAATGCCGGTGGTGCCTGATATTCTTTCAGCATTTTCAGCAAGTTGTCTACGGGCATTCCGGCTTTTGTTTCCGTGCCAGTCACTCCTGCTCGAGAAAGGAGGTAGGTATAGCCTTTGCTACGTGATGCGACGATTTGTAACGTTTGCTGATCTGCCGTTGGCGGGGCAATGAAAATCGGTTCAATCCCATGCTTTTCTGCTGATCGAATGAAATCTTCACTTTCATTGGTTGGCACATCAG
It includes:
- the trpA gene encoding tryptophan synthase subunit alpha, translating into MNRYQTLFQQLTEKNQGAFVPFVTIGDPTPSLSLEIINTLIEAGADALELGIPFSDPLADGPTIQGANMRALAAKTTPDICFELITQVRQNYPDLPIGLLVYANLVYTRGIDDFYHRCQRAGVDSVLIADVPTNESEDFIRSAEKHGIEPIFIAPPTADQQTLQIVASRSKGYTYLLSRAGVTGTETKAGMPVDNLLKMLKEYQAPPALLGFGISEPEQVKQALAAGAAGAISGSAVVRIIESNQHDTSTLLTQLHQFVSTMKAATQL